CGCGATCGAGGTTTTCGCGGTTCCCGGTGGGCCCACCAAGGTCATGTGCAAGGTGTCGCGCTCGCCGATCTGAACCCCTCGCTCGGCCATCTTCTGGTCGTAGACCTTGACGAATTTCAGTTCCTTGACGTGTTCTTTAACGCGGCCAAGGCCGACGAACTCCTCGAGCTCGCGTTCGGCGCGCTCGAGCACGCGCCCGGCTTCTTGTCGCTGCCGGGCTTTGCGCATGTCAGCGACGCTGGGCCCGGAGTCAGGGTCCCAGCGGTCGGCGCGTGCTGCGATGGCCTCAGCGGTTGTCACCGTCGGGCCGTAGGTGGGATCGTCGAGTGCTGCGGCGGCATCTGGGCGCAGTTGGCCGTCCACGGTCGCGGCGCTGAATTCCTTGCGGGCGGCGTCCTCGTTGCCCAATGCGCGTTGGCACAGGCCGCGGTACAGCGCCGCCTCGGCCAGAAGGTTGGCGGTGTCGGTGGCTTCTCGGTCCAGCATCGCCTGCTGGGCCAGTGCTGAAACTGATTGCAGCGTGGCCAGTGCCGGCTCGAACTGGCCCAGCCCGGTTTGGCCGATCCCTTTGAGCAGTCGGGTGGCGGCCTCCACGATTCCGATATTGGCCGGCGCGGGCCGCGACGCCCACGCCAACAGGTCGGGCCAGCGTCGGGTCAGGAAATGCAGTGTGGCGCCGACGAATCGGTGGATCTGCTTCTGCGCGGGCTCGTCGGCGGGGTCGATGTCGTCGAGGATCTTTTCGGCCTCGTCGTAGTCGCCTTGCCCGATCAGTGTCGCCGCATAGGCCAGCGCGATCCCCACCGGGGTGTGCGGGTAGAGGTCGATAAGAAACACTGTGGGCACCGTGGGGGCCAGCGCCGAATCCGCTAGCCCGAAGCGCCGCGTTTCTCGGTGCAAGGTCGCGGTCGCGTGGTAGGCCCCGCGCAAGGTTGCGGCGCTGACGTCGCCGGCCACCGCCAAGCCCATCCAGGCATCACACATGCCGGGGTCGATCTCTGTGGCCTGAAGGAACTCTTTGCGCGCCCCCCACTGGTCGCCGGCGGCCCCGCCGCCGCCGAGCCGCTCGATTCCGATGTCAAAATACTCACGGGCGCTCACTGCTCATCCCCTGCTCGTGGTCGTGGCGGTGACGGAAATTCTACGGGCGACCCGGACGGCTCGCCCGCCCGCTGTTGCTCAGATGCGCTGTCCATCGGCAGGTCCGGATCCTCATCTGGTGTCGCCGGCGCTGCCCGTACGTGATGGCGGCCAGCGCCACCCTGCGCGGGCCGGCGCGCCACGCTCGGCAACGACGGCGCGTCGTCGGCCGGCGGTGGCACTAGCTGCTCTGGTGGGCCGCTGTGGCCGTTGGTGGCGCCCTCGTCCCCAGCGGTGGGCTCACCGTTGCTGGCAGCGCTGCCGTCGCTGTGGCCGGGCCGCTCTGTCGCGTTGCGGCGGTGGCGACGGATGTGCTCAACGGCCTTCTCGCCGACCACCGCCGGGATGACCACCTCCGGCGCCGCGGCCGCGGCAGCGCCTTCGGCTGCTGCGGCCGCAGCTTCTTGGCCGGCAGCCCCCACCGCATCACCTGCCCCGGCCCTCTCGGCGGCCACGCCCGTCTGGGCCGCCGGTGTGGCCTCGTGGCCCTGCACACGGGTGGGCCGCGGCTTGACCGCATCGAAACCCGGCGCCGAGGGTTCGACGTCGCCGTCAGCGCCGCCATCCTCGTCGCCGGTTGTCTCGCCGGCGCCGCGGCCACGCCGCAATCGGCCAAACAGGCCACGAGCACGCCGGCCGGCCTGCGCGTAGTCGTCATATTCGTCGCGCACCGCGCCGCGCGACGAATTCCACACGCCAGCGATCTCACGGGCGATGGTGCCCAGACCGTCTGTGTAGAAATGCTTGTCGATGTAATGGAACAAGAAGATGCCCACGACTGAGCCCAGGCTGACCAGGAGCAGTCGCGGCACCACCGTGGCCCCTGGGTGACCGAGCTGCGATGTTGTGAGCGTCCAGCCCATTCCGACCGCGCTGACGGCCAAAAACACGGTGAAAATCAGCATTTCGACACCGTGCAACAACACCTGCGACGCGCAGCGGATCGCGTAGCGCTTGCCGCGCGGCCAGCCGCTCATGCCTACCATGGCCGCGGGCACCACGACGATGCAGTAATAGGTGGCTTTGGCGCCGACCAGCAGCGTGCTAATGCCGACGTACCAGATGAACAGGCCAATCCACAACGCGGCGAACAAAAAGACCACGCCCAGCACGAAGTCGTTGGCCCCCAACTGCTGGGCGTGCGCCAACGCTTGCGGTGCGCCACAGTCCTTCATCGCGTGCGCGGGCCCGGGCCCTTGGGTGTGGGCGGCCAAGATGGCCTGCGACCAGGCCTGCCGGCAGCTGCCGACGCCGTCGACGACCATTCCGAAGTTCTGCAACTGCAAGGCCGGGCGCGCCGTCGAGGACACCAGTTGCGCCATCATCGCGTCGAGCTGGGCTTCCAGCGACTGGCCGGGCGCGTAGGATCCCTGGCGGGCGTCCTGGGCGATCTGAAAGCCGGTGGCGCGGCCCATCCCTAACAGGCCGTGATCGCTGACCAAGTCATCGATGGGGTCGCGAAATACCGTCCACACCAACGCGGTCAGCAGCGCTGCGGTGCCCAGCAGGTTCCACGCCCGCGCCGGCCGGCCGTGCAGGTAGTGAAACCCGGCCAGTGTCACGCAGACCGCGATCGCGAGCGGTCCCAGCCACATCTGGTTGACCAGCATGTTGACCGTGGCAAAGATCGGTCGGCCGATCTGAACAAGAGCGATCAGCCACGAGCTTGACATCGCAAACCGCAAGAACCACAACGCGATTCCGATGCTCAACACCACCAGGGCTGCTTCATTGGTCAGCCACCACGCCGCTGTGCTATGCATGAGCGCGGTTTGGGTGGCTTTGACCATCCAGCTGCCCCACGTTGAGGGATCGAACGCGCTGATGCGTTGGCCGTTGTTGAGCGTGGCCTCGCTGGTGTCGACCATCGATAGGAAGTAATCGGCGATCGGCACATTGTCGGTGTCGTGCAACCCGGTCCACCCCAGTGCCGCCGCGCCCACCGCCGCCGAGGCCTTGGGGGCGGCCACCACCGCCGACAAGCACAGCACGTAGACGACGGTGATGACTCCGATCACCTGACGCAGCCGCGGGTGTTCAACCAGCCACACCGCAAGCGATTCCGCCGACGTCATGGCGCCACCCGCGCGGTGCTGTCGAAAGCATGGGCCTGTTCTTCGGTTGGCGCGCTGAAGAATTGAACGCGCGCGGGCCGGCCGAGCTCGTCGACAAGGAATCCCTCTCCGAGCCGGGAGCAATCCACCGCGCCGGCCTCGGTGACGTAGCTGCCCCACTCGCTGTCATCGATGACCATGTCTTCTTCGGTCGTGGTGCCGGGGCTGGTGTCCTCGCTGAGCGCGTTGACAAGCTCGGGGTACATCTCCGGGTCGATACGCGCCCACTTCAACGTGGCCTCGGCCAGTTCGGGATCTTGAACCCGGAAAATCCAGCGCTGGATAATGTACTTGTCACCCATCGGGTTCAGGTCCCGGAAATCTTGGGTGATCAGCCAAATACCGGTGGCGTGCTTGCGGCCGCGACGGGTGATCAGGTGCGCGATGCGCGCCGTGGCCGGAAACGCGCACACCTCAGCGCATTCTTCGAAGATCATGGCGTCAAAGATGTCGCGGCGAGCGAACATGTACTCCTGCTCAAGTTCGATCAGCAGACCATAGATCGCCATGCCGGCGCGCTGCTTGCCCGACAATTTCGCGTACA
This genomic interval from Mycobacterium sp. SMC-2 contains the following:
- a CDS encoding AAA family ATPase; the protein is MSAREYFDIGIERLGGGGAAGDQWGARKEFLQATEIDPGMCDAWMGLAVAGDVSAATLRGAYHATATLHRETRRFGLADSALAPTVPTVFLIDLYPHTPVGIALAYAATLIGQGDYDEAEKILDDIDPADEPAQKQIHRFVGATLHFLTRRWPDLLAWASRPAPANIGIVEAATRLLKGIGQTGLGQFEPALATLQSVSALAQQAMLDREATDTANLLAEAALYRGLCQRALGNEDAARKEFSAATVDGQLRPDAAAALDDPTYGPTVTTAEAIAARADRWDPDSGPSVADMRKARQRQEAGRVLERAERELEEFVGLGRVKEHVKELKFVKVYDQKMAERGVQIGERDTLHMTLVGPPGTAKTSIARLICEMYFGLGILESPEFIEVSRKDLVDEHIGGTEKKTSAVLQAARGRALLIDEAPELYKPDNERDFGHIAVDVIMKFAEDHRHDTMIAMAGYAGPMNRLLGANPGMRGRFPFQLEFSSYGADDLVKIAELFARRFHVGIDRAALSRFTATAEWLCSTPSTHPGDPVMLIDIAGNGRFARTVIEQGTRKAKARIAADPTVDLLTADLNSISTITVSDIDGALADVLAALELVTS